The nucleotide sequence TATAAAAAAATAGCACAACAGTTAACAGAAGAAAAAGTTCACACACCATCTTGGCATCAGTTTCAGAAATCTGGAAAAGTATATCACGCAGGAAAGAAGTGGATCGGACAAGATATCTGGAGTGATAGAACAATAGCAAGAATACTTTCAAATGAAGCTTATATTGGAACACTTAAATGTCATACTACGACAAGAAGCGTTATTTATAAAACAAGGGGTTTAATACCTAAGGATGAACAAATAATACATGAAAATTTTTACCCGCCTATAATAGATGAAGAAGTTTGGGAAAAAACAAAAGCTATTAAGAAAAATAGAACAAGAGGTCACGTTAGGGCTTCAGGTAATAGCAAAATACATAAGTACGCAGGACTTCTTATATGTAAGGATTGTGGTAGTGGATTTGTTGCTAAAAAAAGAAAATGGAATGGAATAGAACGCATTGAATATATTTGTAATGCATATCACAGATTTGGGAAAACAGTATGTACACCACATAGAATAAGGGAAGAAGAATTAGATAATATCTTATGTGGATTCTTAGAGAGATTAAAAGAAACATGTGAAGAAAATTTAAATCGAGCAGATAAATTTATAACAAAGTGGAATAGTAAAAAAAGAAATTATGATAAATCTATAGATAAGATTCAAAGAGAAATTTTTTCTTTAAAAACCGAGGTTAAGGCTTACGCAAAGCAATTAGCAAAACAACTTATAAATGAAGAATTGTTTCAAGAGTTGACACAAGAAACAAAAGAAAAAATTGATATACTAGAAAATCAAATAGATACTTTTCAAGAGGTAAAGAAAATAAGTAAAAATGCAAAAGCAGGACTATTGAAAAGCAAGGAAATAATAGATAAAATAATCGAAGAAAAGGACTTAGTTAGTGCAGATTTACAAATGTTAGTAGATAAAATAATAGTCCATCAATCTTGTACAGGGGAATTAGAATTAGATATAAGAGTAAACACTCCTTTCAAATTACATTCAGAACTAAAATCTACTTTTACTGTCATAGAGGAGCAGTCCAGTTGAGGGGCGTGTGGGATAACCGTACGGGTTCAAGTCCCGTCCTTCGCACCAAAATAAATGATTT is from Clostridium acetobutylicum ATCC 824 and encodes:
- a CDS encoding recombinase family protein; the protein is MEKIIEKKENLKKVYGYVRLSRDEDKEQASLENQKQIIRTYAKNNGYILVKIFEDDNVSGMTFDREGLNELKEVIENGNIDILLVKDLSRIGRHKAYSALFMEELRSKKIKVISIAENLDNMDENNDILIGFKQILNEQYAKDISRKIRAAFHQKQKEGLVIVPPFGYEKNNQTNKIEIDEECAGVVKKIFSLYIGGFGYKKIAQQLTEEKVHTPSWHQFQKSGKVYHAGKKWIGQDIWSDRTIARILSNEAYIGTLKCHTTTRSVIYKTRGLIPKDEQIIHENFYPPIIDEEVWEKTKAIKKNRTRGHVRASGNSKIHKYAGLLICKDCGSGFVAKKRKWNGIERIEYICNAYHRFGKTVCTPHRIREEELDNILCGFLERLKETCEENLNRADKFITKWNSKKRNYDKSIDKIQREIFSLKTEVKAYAKQLAKQLINEELFQELTQETKEKIDILENQIDTFQEVKKISKNAKAGLLKSKEIIDKIIEEKDLVSADLQMLVDKIIVHQSCTGELELDIRVNTPFKLHSELKSTFTVIEEQSS